In Symmachiella dynata, the following are encoded in one genomic region:
- a CDS encoding DUF1559 domain-containing protein codes for MPTHKPLRTKRGFTLIELLVVIAIIAILIALLLPAVQQAREAARRTSCRNNLKQIGIALHNYHDVFSTFPPGYIAEGVTADDGVGAETGSGFAWSTLLLPYLEQPAVFQGLDFNENSTEPDNVLMGLTPLSVFICASDDVQPQFDVNDSTGTLIARVASSNYVGVFGYGSVTMHPGKGTGILYRNSSVKIRDITDGTSNTLAVGERTHDLTESTWYAALPGATVNAGMAMMPMMTEGSSHLVLGHVGQPAMGMMPAMEHTPNQSGHIVNFWSRHTGGTHFLFCDGSVRFLGENMDYPTYKHSGIKNDGEVVSF; via the coding sequence ATGCCTACTCACAAACCACTGCGTACTAAACGCGGATTTACCTTGATCGAACTTCTGGTGGTGATCGCCATCATTGCCATTCTTATCGCACTGCTGTTACCCGCCGTTCAACAAGCGCGCGAAGCGGCGCGGCGGACGTCGTGCCGGAACAACCTCAAGCAAATTGGGATCGCCCTGCACAACTACCACGATGTGTTCAGCACCTTTCCCCCCGGATACATCGCTGAAGGGGTCACGGCCGACGACGGCGTAGGAGCCGAAACGGGATCGGGATTTGCCTGGTCGACGCTGTTGTTGCCCTATCTGGAACAACCCGCGGTTTTTCAAGGGTTGGATTTTAATGAGAACTCGACTGAACCTGACAACGTCCTCATGGGACTGACACCGTTGTCGGTTTTCATTTGTGCTTCGGACGATGTGCAACCACAGTTTGACGTCAACGATTCGACAGGTACGTTGATTGCCCGGGTTGCTTCTTCGAATTATGTCGGCGTCTTCGGCTACGGCAGCGTCACCATGCATCCTGGCAAGGGGACCGGTATTTTGTATCGCAATAGCAGCGTTAAAATCAGGGACATCACTGATGGGACATCCAATACGCTGGCTGTGGGAGAACGGACGCACGATCTGACCGAATCGACTTGGTACGCCGCACTTCCAGGCGCCACGGTGAACGCCGGCATGGCGATGATGCCGATGATGACCGAAGGCTCCTCGCATTTGGTGTTGGGACACGTCGGGCAACCGGCAATGGGCATGATGCCGGCGATGGAACATACGCCCAATCAATCGGGCCACATCGTGAATTTCTGGAGTCGCCATACCGGGGGAACGCATTTTCTCTTCTGCGACGGTTCCGTCCGATTTTTGGGAGAGAACATGGACTATCCCACCTACAAGCATTCCGGGATCAAGAATGACGGCGAGGTCGTCTCGTTCTAA
- a CDS encoding PQQ-binding-like beta-propeller repeat protein, giving the protein MHRFIRSICLATAVLSTCALHAEDWPQFRGPNCSGISTTTATLPVEFSETEHVLWSDEIGEGVGSPVIAAGRLFVTAMVDKETVGLLAFDAKTGKPIWKQTWKTGPLAEVHETNSHASTTPAADADHVYVYFPTMGMLAFDAATGAQLWEKKLPVPFFVFKWGPAMSPVLYKDLVIFCQDDDLAPAIYALNKETGEIVWMDDRSDMAVNYSHPVICETDQGEELVVAGTGKLIGYDPNNGERLWYAKVLLRNIKTTPVCQDGTIYISLQSGGIANQWLATADQAETGNSDGKLTREEMQGFVGETKIPESFFKKTFERGDKNKDGFLEGEELDFAFLHPDNFAGARFDAEEAGDQFVLAVRGGGRGDVTDSHVLWKHKTKYTDHIVSPFVHDGRMFLIKGGGITTVFDTEEGKVLRRAKRISNTSEYFASPIYGDGKIYLAGENGFVVVLADDPDYEILAKNDMGDSIVGTPAIADGRLYIRTRTKLICVGEE; this is encoded by the coding sequence ATGCATCGATTTATTCGCTCTATTTGTCTCGCGACTGCCGTACTTTCCACATGCGCTCTACATGCGGAGGACTGGCCGCAATTTCGCGGGCCGAATTGTAGTGGGATTTCGACAACCACCGCGACGTTGCCCGTCGAATTTTCAGAGACGGAGCATGTCCTTTGGTCAGACGAAATTGGCGAAGGGGTCGGGTCGCCGGTGATCGCTGCCGGACGATTGTTTGTCACGGCCATGGTCGACAAAGAAACCGTGGGCCTGCTTGCCTTCGATGCGAAAACCGGCAAACCGATTTGGAAGCAGACTTGGAAGACCGGTCCGCTGGCTGAAGTGCATGAAACCAACAGTCATGCCAGCACGACCCCCGCCGCCGATGCCGACCATGTGTACGTCTATTTTCCCACGATGGGCATGCTGGCGTTCGACGCGGCCACCGGCGCGCAATTGTGGGAAAAGAAACTGCCGGTGCCGTTCTTTGTCTTCAAATGGGGACCGGCGATGTCGCCGGTGCTCTATAAAGATCTGGTCATTTTCTGTCAGGACGACGACCTGGCCCCGGCGATTTATGCGTTGAATAAAGAGACGGGCGAAATCGTCTGGATGGACGATCGCAGTGACATGGCGGTCAATTATTCGCACCCCGTGATCTGCGAAACCGACCAGGGCGAAGAATTGGTCGTTGCCGGGACCGGAAAGTTGATCGGCTACGATCCGAATAACGGCGAACGCTTGTGGTATGCCAAGGTGTTGTTGCGAAATATCAAAACCACACCGGTCTGCCAAGACGGCACGATTTACATTTCTCTACAAAGCGGCGGGATTGCCAATCAATGGTTGGCAACGGCCGATCAGGCAGAGACCGGTAACAGCGACGGCAAATTGACCCGCGAGGAGATGCAAGGTTTCGTCGGCGAGACAAAGATTCCCGAGTCGTTCTTCAAAAAGACCTTCGAGCGCGGCGACAAGAACAAGGATGGATTTCTGGAGGGGGAAGAACTCGACTTTGCCTTCTTGCATCCCGATAACTTTGCAGGTGCCCGCTTTGATGCCGAAGAAGCCGGGGACCAATTCGTCCTAGCGGTTCGCGGCGGAGGACGGGGAGACGTGACCGATTCGCACGTGCTGTGGAAGCACAAAACCAAATACACCGACCACATCGTCTCGCCCTTCGTCCACGACGGCCGCATGTTTTTGATCAAAGGGGGCGGTATCACCACCGTCTTCGATACGGAAGAGGGCAAGGTCCTCCGCCGCGCCAAACGGATCAGCAACACGAGCGAATACTTCGCATCGCCCATCTATGGCGACGGCAAAATCTATCTGGCCGGCGAAAACGGTTTTGTGGTGGTGCTAGCTGATGATCCGGACTACGAGATCCTGGCCAAAAACGACATGGGCGACAGCATCGTCGGGACCCCCGCAATCGCCGACGGACGACTGTATATCCGCACCCGCACGAAGCTGATTTGCGTCGGCGAGGAATAA